The following proteins are co-located in the Myroides profundi genome:
- a CDS encoding OmpH family outer membrane protein codes for MKTYLTLLFSIFGLVSVVAQGGSARVAYIDMEYILSQTPEYLQATTQLDERANTWKGDVDKKKAEIKKLKDNLAAERILLTRDLIEEKEEEISILEEELFQYQQKRFGTSGDLITQKIMLAKPIQDQVFAVVEDIAEARKFDYVLDKNSEATMVIATKKHDISDLVLRRLATARRKQGMTKSEAQAVEEEEQKEDAMSLRQSRREEQQRRKEEAERIMRIEEKKRKEELANDVNYQKEQELQRRKEEQIKEQIERQEKLKQEKADKIEAQKKLIQERQQQAEDKRLQNEKNREQATQERLKMMEEQQAESDRRKAERDKLIQDELERRKQQALDHQSKKSSVDIEKLQEERRLAQEKREADQKRKQEEAMKRRQELIDESLRKQEERRQRILKEQEDRKLLILQKQEEARKKAEEANKK; via the coding sequence ATGAAAACGTATTTAACTTTATTATTTAGTATTTTTGGATTAGTATCGGTAGTGGCTCAAGGTGGTAGTGCTCGTGTAGCCTACATTGATATGGAGTATATCTTAAGTCAGACACCTGAGTATCTACAGGCTACTACCCAGTTAGATGAAAGAGCGAATACGTGGAAAGGTGATGTTGATAAAAAGAAGGCTGAGATCAAAAAGCTAAAAGATAACTTAGCTGCTGAGCGAATTCTTCTAACTAGAGATTTGATAGAAGAGAAAGAAGAAGAGATATCAATATTAGAGGAAGAACTTTTTCAATATCAACAAAAAAGATTTGGAACGTCAGGTGATTTGATAACACAGAAAATCATGTTGGCTAAACCAATACAAGATCAAGTTTTTGCTGTAGTGGAAGATATTGCTGAAGCTCGTAAATTTGATTACGTTTTAGATAAAAATTCTGAAGCTACTATGGTGATTGCTACAAAAAAACACGATATTAGCGACTTAGTTTTACGTAGACTAGCTACTGCTCGTAGGAAGCAAGGTATGACTAAATCAGAAGCACAAGCTGTTGAAGAAGAAGAGCAGAAAGAGGATGCAATGTCTCTAAGACAGAGTAGACGTGAAGAGCAACAGAGACGTAAGGAAGAAGCTGAACGTATTATGCGAATTGAGGAGAAGAAGAGAAAAGAAGAGCTAGCAAATGATGTTAACTATCAAAAAGAGCAAGAACTTCAGAGAAGAAAAGAGGAACAAATCAAAGAGCAGATAGAGAGACAGGAGAAACTGAAACAAGAGAAGGCGGATAAGATTGAAGCTCAGAAGAAGTTGATTCAAGAGCGTCAACAACAAGCAGAGGATAAACGTCTTCAAAATGAGAAGAACAGAGAGCAGGCAACTCAAGAGCGTCTAAAGATGATGGAGGAGCAACAGGCGGAATCTGATAGACGTAAAGCAGAAAGAGATAAACTGATACAAGATGAGCTAGAGAGAAGAAAACAACAAGCTTTAGATCATCAGTCAAAGAAATCTTCTGTGGATATCGAGAAATTACAAGAGGAACGTAGACTAGCTCAAGAGAAAAGAGAAGCTGATCAAAAGCGTAAGCAGGAAGAGGCGATGAAAAGACGACAAGAGTTAATAGATGAGTCTCTCCGTAAGCAAGAAGAAAGAAGACAGCGTATCTTAAAGGAACAAGAAGACCGAAAATTATTAATCTTGCAAAAGCAAGAAGAGGCGAGAAAGAAAGCTGAAGAAGCTAATAAAAAATAG
- a CDS encoding pyridoxine 5'-phosphate synthase: MTKLSVNINKIATLRNSRGGDVPNLLQVAKDVQKFGAQGVTIHPRPDERHIRYQDARDLVDVVYTEYNIEGNPMDNFLNLVYECKPTQVTLVPDAVDALTSNAGWDTIKHKAFLQEVIQECKSRNIRTSIFVDPVLEMVEGAKVVGADRIELYTENFAAEYAKGNENAIIPYTKAAELANQLGLGINAGHDLSLENIEFFKNNIPNLLEVSIGHALISESLYLGLENVVNMYIRKLQ, translated from the coding sequence ATGACTAAGCTATCTGTTAATATCAACAAAATTGCTACTCTAAGAAACTCAAGAGGAGGAGATGTTCCTAATTTATTGCAAGTAGCCAAAGATGTACAAAAATTCGGAGCTCAGGGAGTAACTATACACCCTAGACCTGACGAAAGACATATTCGTTATCAAGATGCACGTGATTTAGTAGACGTAGTCTACACTGAATATAATATAGAAGGCAATCCTATGGATAACTTCTTAAACTTGGTATATGAGTGCAAACCTACCCAAGTAACATTAGTTCCTGATGCTGTAGATGCACTTACTTCTAATGCAGGATGGGATACTATTAAGCACAAAGCATTTTTACAAGAAGTAATTCAAGAATGTAAATCTCGCAATATCCGTACTTCTATTTTCGTAGACCCTGTATTAGAAATGGTAGAAGGTGCTAAAGTTGTAGGTGCTGATCGCATTGAGTTATATACTGAAAACTTTGCTGCTGAATATGCTAAAGGAAATGAAAACGCTATCATACCTTATACTAAAGCTGCTGAATTAGCGAACCAACTTGGATTAGGAATTAATGCAGGACACGATTTAAGTCTTGAGAATATTGAATTCTTTAAAAACAATATTCCTAACCTACTAGAGGTTTCTATAGGTCATGCTTTAATTTCAGAATCTCTTTACTTAGGATTAGAGAATGTAGTGAATATGTATATCAGAAAATTACAATAA
- a CDS encoding DUF6089 family protein, whose amino-acid sequence MNKILISLLLLLTTVIAKAQIHEFGVGLGGSNYVGDIGSTQYIAPKDMGYNVFYRWNRSPRHSFRVSYSHHKIGGDDAKSDMGSRKERGYSFTNTIQQLSVGVEFNFFEFDLHQENFGFTPYLFVGVSGIRYNDIYFRPSTPVEGFESTSVDLVKGGKKNSMTIPFAGGLKLRLTPKINLNAEVAAHYTFTNNLDGSSPTDANKKSYSFGKNGNDWFFYSGISISYTFGNNPCYCAD is encoded by the coding sequence ATGAATAAAATTCTTATATCTCTATTACTGCTACTTACAACAGTTATAGCTAAAGCTCAGATTCACGAGTTCGGTGTAGGGCTTGGGGGTTCTAATTATGTAGGAGATATTGGTTCTACTCAATATATAGCACCAAAGGATATGGGGTATAATGTGTTTTATCGTTGGAATAGAAGTCCTAGGCATTCTTTTAGAGTTAGCTATTCGCACCATAAAATAGGAGGCGATGATGCTAAGTCTGATATGGGAAGCCGAAAAGAAAGAGGATATAGTTTTACTAATACTATTCAACAATTGTCAGTTGGAGTTGAATTCAATTTTTTTGAATTTGATTTACATCAGGAGAATTTTGGTTTTACACCTTATCTTTTTGTTGGAGTATCAGGTATAAGATATAATGATATTTACTTTAGACCTAGTACCCCTGTTGAAGGGTTTGAGTCGACAAGTGTGGATTTAGTAAAAGGAGGAAAGAAAAATTCAATGACTATACCTTTTGCAGGTGGGTTAAAATTAAGACTCACTCCTAAGATAAATTTGAACGCAGAAGTGGCTGCACATTATACTTTTACTAATAATTTAGATGGAAGTAGTCCTACAGATGCAAATAAAAAGTCTTATAGCTTTGGTAAAAACGGAAATGATTGGTTTTTTTACTCAGGTATATCTATAAGTTATACTTTTGGAAATAATCCATGTTATTGTGCAGATTAA
- a CDS encoding alpha/beta fold hydrolase, whose product MADILYSKIEGEGIPLIVMHGYMGMSDNWNTFGKQMAEIGYEVHLLDLRNHGRSFHSNDWSYDFMVEDIVRYMDHHAICDAIILGHSMGGKVAMKLATRYPAKVEKLIVADISPRSYAPHHQDILAALNAVDFSTKPSRKEVEEIIASHIPEIGTRLFLLKSLYWVEPGQLGFRFNLNAFNQNEDVVGEGVEEGAEYTGNTLFIRGGDSKYIQEKDEVLIQAHFPNAIIKTIPNTGHWLHAENPQMFFDIVKEFLG is encoded by the coding sequence ATGGCAGATATATTATACTCTAAAATAGAAGGCGAAGGCATCCCATTAATCGTCATGCATGGATATATGGGAATGTCTGACAACTGGAATACTTTTGGTAAACAAATGGCCGAAATAGGTTACGAAGTACACCTATTAGATCTTAGAAATCATGGTCGTAGTTTTCATTCTAACGATTGGTCTTATGACTTTATGGTAGAGGATATCGTTCGTTATATGGATCATCACGCTATATGTGATGCTATTATATTAGGACACTCTATGGGAGGAAAAGTAGCAATGAAGTTAGCCACTCGTTACCCAGCTAAAGTAGAAAAACTAATTGTAGCAGATATTTCACCACGTAGCTATGCCCCACATCATCAGGATATATTAGCAGCACTTAATGCTGTTGACTTTTCTACTAAACCAAGTCGAAAAGAAGTAGAAGAAATCATCGCCTCACATATTCCTGAAATAGGTACACGATTATTCTTATTAAAAAGTTTATACTGGGTAGAACCAGGACAACTAGGTTTCAGATTCAACCTAAATGCTTTTAATCAAAATGAAGATGTAGTAGGTGAAGGTGTAGAAGAAGGTGCTGAATACACAGGAAATACGCTATTCATTAGAGGAGGAGACTCTAAATACATTCAAGAAAAAGATGAAGTTCTTATCCAAGCACACTTCCCTAATGCAATCATCAAAACGATTCCAAATACCGGACATTGGTTACATGCAGAGAACCCACAAATGTTCTTTGATATCGTTAAAGAGTTTCTAGGATAG
- a CDS encoding CBS domain-containing protein gives MLSPDFFLLTDYPICKLNTLIKDILPYLEKSNYSHLPVVNKDDIWIGNINTEDIYTADIDSTIQDVMYDLDKFYLLESSNLNPFDFFDLFSQCDTNTIPLLDEEGKIKGIYSKEYLLNEWSKTMFFDEKGTTFVIEKGHLDYSFSEITQIVEGNNAKMIGLLLLSNNNHNTQLLVKTNSINTKVILDDLRRYGYEIVSTLSEDTHINDLKERTEYLNKYLNI, from the coding sequence ATGTTATCTCCTGACTTCTTTCTACTAACAGATTATCCGATCTGTAAATTGAATACACTGATTAAAGATATTCTGCCTTATCTAGAAAAAAGTAATTATTCTCATCTTCCTGTGGTAAATAAAGATGATATATGGATAGGTAATATTAACACTGAAGATATTTATACAGCTGATATCGATAGCACTATTCAGGATGTTATGTATGATTTAGATAAGTTCTATCTTTTAGAATCTTCTAATTTGAATCCTTTTGATTTTTTTGATTTGTTTAGTCAGTGTGATACGAATACAATTCCGCTATTAGACGAAGAGGGAAAAATAAAAGGAATATATTCTAAAGAATATTTGTTAAATGAATGGAGTAAAACAATGTTTTTTGATGAAAAGGGTACTACTTTTGTCATCGAAAAAGGACATTTAGATTACAGCTTCTCAGAAATAACACAAATAGTAGAAGGTAACAATGCTAAAATGATAGGTCTATTACTATTGTCTAATAATAATCATAATACTCAACTATTAGTTAAAACTAATAGTATCAATACAAAGGTTATTCTAGATGACCTAAGACGTTATGGTTATGAGATAGTCAGTACACTTTCTGAAGATACGCATATTAATGATCTAAAGGAAAGAACAGAATACCTTAATAAATATCTAAACATATAA
- a CDS encoding OmpH family outer membrane protein, with translation MRKMKSLLIAATMFFGVSTTAVMAQSKVAHIDVRALMTELPAMKNANAELKKIGEGYEKEISTMMSTYQTKIQQYQAEAATAGDAKNEERAKEIDELQQRIQQFQTTAQQDYGKKELELTQPIVEKALAAIQKVGKSKGFDYVLDSSNGSGVLLAGGADLLADVKKELGAN, from the coding sequence ATGAGAAAAATGAAATCTTTATTAATTGCAGCTACAATGTTTTTTGGAGTTAGTACTACAGCGGTAATGGCTCAATCTAAAGTAGCACATATCGACGTAAGAGCTTTAATGACAGAATTACCAGCGATGAAAAACGCTAATGCTGAATTAAAGAAAATAGGTGAGGGATACGAGAAAGAAATTTCTACAATGATGTCTACTTACCAAACTAAGATTCAACAATACCAAGCAGAAGCTGCTACTGCAGGTGATGCTAAAAATGAAGAAAGAGCTAAAGAAATCGACGAATTACAACAAAGAATTCAACAGTTCCAAACAACTGCTCAACAAGATTACGGTAAAAAAGAATTAGAGTTAACTCAACCTATCGTAGAAAAAGCTTTAGCAGCTATCCAGAAAGTAGGAAAATCTAAAGGATTTGACTATGTATTAGATTCTTCTAATGGTTCTGGAGTTTTATTAGCAGGAGGTGCAGATCTTTTAGCTGATGTAAAAAAAGAATTAGGAGCTAATTAA
- a CDS encoding BamA/OMP85 family outer membrane protein, with translation MFQKGTSLFALFIAGLVYSHVHAQDSIKAPSFEAPKIYTLGDITVTGKYSLNPQTIVTFTGLSKGQKIAVPGEELSHALTKLWKVGSFTDINFYETSVVNDTISLELTLNELPRLKSVKIKGFKKAKSEALIKEAKLNRGKIVNDNFLSTTKYFLLNKYKKDGYYNTKVTLNTIPADSTGRTVDLVVGIDKGKKVRIQEIAFSGNTQLSDKKLKKAMKETKQRSPFNPLRIFKPSKFIKAKYEEDLGKLVDKYKESGYRDARVIADTTSYDPITNRISINIDVTEGNKYYFGDIRFIGNTVYTNSQLKQVLGIDKGEVYNGVLLDKRIQDKTNPDAYDITNVYQNNGYLFSNVNPVEVKTANDTIDFEVRIVEGPIARFNNITVSGNDNTHDHVVHRDLRTRPGEIWSKSLVMETIRRLGGLNIFDAQAIIPDVKNADPNSGTVDIDWQVTEKGSSQVELQGGYGGGGFIGTLGLSFNNFSLRNIFNKKSYKPFPMGDGQSLSLRLQGSTYYQTYSISFSEPWFGGRKPINFFGTVAYSTQNLYDYVNRRTDRSRGFDITTLQFGIAKQLSVPDDNFVLSHTLSFQYYNMKNYNTGLFTFGDGDSRNLAYQIELRRDNRGNDPIFPTFGSFFSVSGKFTAPYSLFNNVDYKNLGDQQEYKLRAKAGAIDPVTGATIPVGTYLDSSYRPVNNWEDATADVAKVDQKKFNWLEYYKLKFKGDWYTTIYDKLVVRALGEFGYMGAYNNNRGVVPFERFYVGGDGLANYSLDGREVIQLRGYQNQTLTPYNDRGEQIGGTIYNKFSLELRYPITLKPSASVYVLTFAEAGNSFASFKDYSPFELKRSAGFGVRVFMPMFGLLGIDFGYGFDSVPGTTQKSGFQTHFILGQSF, from the coding sequence ATGTTTCAAAAAGGTACATCTCTTTTTGCACTGTTTATTGCTGGTTTAGTATACTCTCATGTGCATGCACAGGACAGTATAAAAGCCCCTTCTTTTGAAGCTCCTAAAATCTATACATTAGGAGATATAACTGTGACAGGAAAATATAGCTTAAACCCACAAACGATAGTTACTTTTACAGGGCTTTCTAAAGGCCAAAAAATAGCTGTGCCTGGTGAAGAGCTTTCACATGCTCTTACAAAGTTATGGAAAGTAGGTTCATTTACAGATATTAACTTCTATGAGACATCTGTCGTAAATGATACTATTAGTTTAGAACTTACATTAAACGAGCTACCTCGTTTAAAAAGTGTAAAGATTAAAGGATTTAAAAAGGCAAAGTCTGAAGCTCTTATTAAAGAGGCAAAACTTAACAGAGGAAAAATAGTTAATGATAACTTTTTGTCTACAACTAAGTATTTCTTATTAAATAAGTATAAGAAGGATGGTTACTATAATACAAAAGTAACTTTAAATACTATTCCTGCTGATTCGACTGGTCGAACAGTGGATTTAGTAGTTGGAATAGATAAAGGTAAAAAGGTTCGTATACAAGAGATTGCTTTTAGTGGTAATACACAGTTAAGTGATAAGAAATTGAAAAAAGCAATGAAAGAGACTAAACAACGTAGTCCTTTTAATCCATTGCGTATTTTCAAACCTTCTAAGTTTATTAAAGCTAAATATGAAGAGGATTTAGGTAAACTTGTTGATAAGTATAAAGAAAGTGGTTACCGTGATGCACGTGTAATAGCTGATACAACAAGCTATGACCCAATTACGAATAGAATCAGTATAAATATTGACGTTACTGAAGGGAATAAATATTACTTCGGTGATATTCGTTTTATTGGTAATACTGTTTATACCAATAGTCAATTAAAGCAAGTATTAGGTATCGATAAAGGAGAGGTTTATAATGGTGTTCTATTAGATAAACGTATCCAAGATAAAACTAATCCTGATGCTTATGATATTACAAACGTTTATCAGAACAACGGATATTTGTTCTCTAACGTTAACCCTGTTGAGGTTAAAACTGCAAATGATACAATCGATTTCGAAGTAAGAATTGTAGAAGGTCCTATCGCAAGGTTTAATAATATCACTGTTTCTGGTAATGATAATACACACGATCACGTAGTTCATAGAGATTTAAGAACTCGTCCAGGGGAGATATGGAGTAAGTCTTTAGTGATGGAAACAATTCGTAGACTTGGAGGATTAAATATTTTTGATGCACAAGCTATTATTCCAGATGTAAAAAATGCTGATCCAAACTCTGGAACAGTTGATATCGATTGGCAAGTAACTGAAAAGGGATCAAGCCAGGTTGAGTTACAAGGAGGATATGGTGGAGGAGGATTCATCGGTACATTAGGACTATCATTTAATAACTTCTCGTTGAGAAATATATTTAACAAGAAGTCTTATAAACCATTCCCAATGGGAGATGGACAGTCTTTATCACTACGTCTACAAGGAAGTACTTACTATCAAACATATAGTATAAGTTTCTCTGAGCCATGGTTCGGAGGACGTAAGCCTATTAACTTCTTTGGTACAGTAGCGTATAGTACACAGAATCTTTATGATTATGTAAACCGTCGTACAGATAGAAGTAGAGGATTTGATATTACAACATTACAATTTGGTATTGCTAAACAATTAAGTGTGCCAGATGATAACTTTGTATTATCTCATACTTTGAGTTTCCAGTATTATAATATGAAAAATTATAATACAGGATTATTTACATTCGGAGATGGAGACTCTCGTAACTTAGCTTATCAGATTGAATTAAGACGTGATAATCGTGGTAATGACCCGATATTCCCAACGTTTGGTTCTTTCTTTAGTGTAAGTGGTAAGTTTACTGCTCCATATTCATTGTTTAACAATGTAGATTATAAAAACCTTGGTGATCAACAAGAATATAAATTAAGAGCAAAAGCAGGAGCGATAGATCCAGTTACTGGAGCGACTATCCCTGTAGGAACTTATTTAGATTCTAGCTATAGACCAGTTAATAATTGGGAAGATGCGACAGCAGATGTAGCTAAAGTGGATCAAAAGAAATTTAATTGGTTAGAATACTATAAACTAAAATTCAAAGGAGATTGGTACACAACTATCTATGATAAATTAGTAGTTCGTGCACTAGGAGAATTTGGATATATGGGGGCTTATAACAATAATAGAGGAGTAGTTCCGTTTGAAAGATTCTATGTAGGAGGTGATGGACTAGCGAATTATTCATTAGATGGTCGTGAGGTAATTCAGTTAAGAGGATACCAAAATCAGACATTAACTCCATATAATGATAGAGGAGAACAAATCGGAGGTACTATTTATAATAAATTTTCGTTAGAATTACGTTACCCTATTACATTAAAGCCAAGTGCATCAGTTTATGTGTTGACTTTCGCAGAAGCAGGGAACTCATTTGCATCATTTAAAGACTATAGTCCGTTTGAATTAAAACGTTCTGCTGGTTTTGGTGTTCGTGTGTTTATGCCGATGTTCGGATTGTTAGGTATTGATTTTGGATATGGATTCGATTCTGTACCAGGTACTACTCAGAAGAGTGGATTCCAAACACACTTTATTCTTGGGCAATCGTTTTAA
- a CDS encoding NAD kinase codes for MKFAIYGQTAKPIVQNIVRRLFNLFQKYENTEVVFEEKFYSLLNEQDILDKEYQTFGTNNPLTSEVDFFISVGGDGTMLRAANFIKNTNIPIVGINAGRLGFLANVQHDNLEEHIPLLFENKFKRSKRSLLSLSCLPEKNNAFDIQYALNEVTVSRKNTTSMITVETYLDDEFLATYWADGLIISTPSGSTGYSLSCGGPIIEPETGCFVLTPLAPHNLNVRPLVIRDNLTIKLKVSSREKQFLVSLDTTTKAVDNDTELIITKAPFTVDLVEFPTQSFIKTLRNKLLWGEDKRN; via the coding sequence ATGAAGTTTGCGATTTATGGACAGACTGCCAAACCTATAGTACAAAATATAGTACGTAGGTTATTTAACTTATTTCAAAAATACGAGAACACAGAAGTAGTGTTTGAAGAAAAGTTTTACAGTCTATTGAATGAACAGGATATTCTAGATAAAGAATACCAAACGTTTGGAACGAATAACCCATTGACTAGTGAAGTGGATTTCTTTATTAGTGTAGGAGGGGATGGAACAATGCTACGTGCTGCTAATTTTATTAAAAACACAAATATTCCAATAGTAGGGATTAATGCAGGGAGATTAGGTTTTTTAGCTAATGTACAACACGATAATTTAGAGGAACATATTCCTTTATTGTTTGAAAATAAGTTTAAGAGATCGAAAAGATCCTTGTTGAGCTTAAGTTGTTTACCAGAAAAGAATAATGCTTTTGACATTCAATATGCCTTAAACGAGGTTACAGTATCAAGAAAAAATACAACTTCCATGATCACAGTAGAAACTTATTTAGATGATGAGTTTTTAGCTACTTATTGGGCAGATGGTTTGATTATATCTACTCCTTCAGGATCTACAGGATATTCTCTAAGCTGTGGAGGACCAATAATAGAACCAGAGACTGGGTGTTTTGTATTAACTCCATTGGCACCACATAATTTAAATGTGAGACCGTTGGTTATCCGAGATAATTTAACAATTAAGTTAAAAGTAAGTTCTAGAGAGAAACAGTTCTTAGTGTCACTTGACACGACTACAAAAGCTGTGGATAATGATACAGAATTAATTATTACTAAAGCACCTTTCACAGTAGATTTAGTGGAGTTTCCTACTCAAAGTTTTATTAAGACATTGAGAAATAAATTACTGTGGGGAGAGGATAAGAGAAATTAA
- a CDS encoding isoprenyl transferase, which translates to MNLKEQINTDNLPNHLAIIMDGNGRWAKQKGFLRTLGHENGVKSVRTTISACVKLGIKNLTLYAFSTENWNRPRLEVEMLMKLLVKSLKKELPTFTKNNIKLNAIGDLSLLPEKVQAQLREVLDQTKDNTQMTLTLALSYGSRAELIKAVKEISFKVKNNLISEADIDESVINNHLYTSDLPDVDLLVRTSGEQRISNFLLWQIAYSELYFTEVLWPDFTEEELYKALLTYQNRERRFGKTSEQIK; encoded by the coding sequence ATGAATTTGAAAGAACAGATTAACACAGACAACTTACCTAATCACTTAGCTATCATTATGGATGGTAACGGTAGATGGGCAAAACAAAAAGGATTCTTAAGAACGCTAGGCCATGAGAATGGTGTTAAGTCCGTGCGTACTACTATTAGCGCATGTGTTAAGTTAGGAATCAAGAACTTGACTTTATATGCATTTTCTACAGAGAACTGGAATCGTCCTAGATTAGAAGTAGAAATGCTAATGAAATTGTTAGTGAAGTCACTAAAAAAGGAACTCCCAACTTTTACAAAAAATAATATTAAGCTTAATGCGATAGGTGATTTATCTTTATTACCTGAGAAAGTGCAAGCTCAATTAAGAGAGGTATTAGATCAGACTAAAGACAATACTCAAATGACTTTAACATTAGCGTTGAGTTATGGTTCTAGAGCTGAACTAATAAAAGCTGTAAAAGAAATTTCATTTAAAGTTAAAAATAACTTAATTTCGGAGGCTGATATAGATGAATCAGTTATAAATAATCATCTTTACACGAGTGATCTACCTGATGTTGACCTATTAGTTAGAACAAGTGGAGAGCAACGAATAAGTAACTTTTTGTTATGGCAAATAGCTTATTCTGAGCTTTATTTTACAGAGGTACTCTGGCCGGACTTTACGGAAGAGGAACTCTATAAAGCCCTTCTTACTTATCAAAATAGAGAAAGAAGGTTTGGAAAAACAAGTGAACAAATAAAATAA
- the murI gene encoding glutamate racemase produces MTKNNPIGLFDSGIGGTTIWQEINLLMPNEDTIFIGDQLYAPYGIKTKQEIIDLSLKNVEYLVSLNCKIVVVACNTATTNAISEMRARCHIPIIGIEPAIKPATILTKTSKIGILATKGTITSDFFTSKVKMYPDIEIIEQIGYNLVNLIESGCIDSQEMKDLLRSYLDPMVEKGIDTLVLGCTHYPYLIPIIETIIPKEIKIIDSGKAVAKQTKKVLEELDLLTTRESRGTNYFFSNTDVSILKEFVPSNGIVEYRNF; encoded by the coding sequence ATGACTAAGAACAACCCTATAGGTTTATTTGACTCAGGAATTGGAGGAACAACTATTTGGCAAGAGATTAATCTCTTAATGCCAAACGAAGATACTATCTTTATAGGTGATCAACTTTATGCTCCTTATGGAATCAAAACAAAACAAGAAATAATAGATTTATCTCTTAAAAATGTTGAGTATTTAGTCTCTCTGAATTGTAAGATTGTAGTAGTAGCCTGTAATACGGCAACGACTAATGCAATAAGCGAGATGCGAGCTAGGTGCCATATTCCTATTATAGGAATCGAACCAGCTATTAAACCAGCTACTATTTTAACGAAGACTTCTAAGATTGGTATTTTAGCGACAAAAGGAACGATTACAAGTGACTTCTTTACTTCTAAGGTAAAGATGTATCCAGATATTGAGATCATTGAGCAAATAGGTTATAACTTAGTTAACCTTATAGAGAGTGGTTGTATTGATTCTCAAGAAATGAAAGATTTACTGCGATCATATTTAGATCCTATGGTAGAGAAAGGAATAGATACTCTAGTTTTAGGTTGTACTCATTATCCTTATCTTATACCTATTATAGAAACGATTATTCCAAAAGAAATAAAGATTATTGATTCTGGAAAAGCAGTTGCTAAACAAACAAAAAAAGTATTAGAAGAGTTGGATTTACTTACTACTCGAGAAAGTAGAGGTACTAATTATTTTTTTAGTAATACAGATGTGTCTATCCTTAAAGAGTTTGTTCCTTCTAATGGGATAGTGGAGTATAGAAATTTTTAG